CTGATCGAGACCATCGTCTGGGCTCATCAGCGCAGCCCCATCGCCAACATGATGGGCTGGCGCGACAAGCCTGTGGCACTGTCCATCGTTCAGGCTCGCGTTGTTGGTCTGGCTCACTTCACCGTGGGTTATGTCCTCACTTACGCGGCATTCCTGATCGCATCGACGTCGGGCAAGTTCGGCTGATCCAGCTGATGGTCCTCTGAACACCAACGTCGTTTCTCGAAATTCCCCCGTCCGGCTCTGCCAGGCGGGGGTTTTTTCTTGTTTGCGGGGTTCGCCTCAGATGGTTCGTGTCAGACAGTGAGGCCCAGCGCGTGTCTCAGCTGATCTCGCTACGACGGCTTGTTCATCCATGCTGCATTGCAGCCCCCACCCAAGCAGCAAGACCGGCATCAGGCTGCACGCTTTTGGTCAGGATCTCCTATTCAGATCGGCCAAGGCCATGGACCATCATCTCGCCAAGACATCGCCCGAAATGTTGGTCCTTGCTGGATCAGTTGCTGAACAAAATGTCGAGTGTGCGCAGATAGGTGTGTAGTCCAGCGTCCTGGATGGGGAGCACGTAGGCATCAGCTCCGGATTCGTTGTGATGGGAATGCCAGTAGCCCGGTGGCGTCACGAAAGCAGCGCCAGCGACCCAGTCCTCTCGGTGGGGATTGCGGATCCCACCCTGGTCATCTAGTTCTGTGCCGATCAGCGTGTAACACCCCGGTTCGCAGCCGACGGCGAAATCCAGGGCGATCGACTGGTGGCGGTGCGGTTTCTGTTCCTGGCCGGCGGGCAGGATGCCGAGCATCGCCCAGAGAGTGTGGGTGACTGTTCGAGTCTGTGGAAACGCAGCGTTCCCCAGCAGCACGCTGACGCGATTGGCGCGGGCGCCACTCGGGCTTGCCGCGATTTCCGCCAAGCGTCCCTGGCTGTCGAGATGGCTGTAGAACGTGGGCTCAAATCGGGATTCACTGGGCGTGACGCCCAGATGGCGCAGCAATGGCGCGTCGTGCACCCAGTAGAGAGCACCCTTGCCGCGACTGGTGTGAATGGCATCGCCGCCTGCGGGTAAGACGAGCATGTCGCCTTTGCTCCAGCTGAAATGCTCGCCGCAAGCTTCGGTTTCGCCTTCGCCATCGGCCACGAAAAACAGCTGGCTCGTGGCCACCGCCGCTGTTCGCAATTCGGTGTCATGCACGCGCACGAAGTTCGCGCAGAGCGACGGACCGGTGGCTGGTCCGTCGCAGTTGAGCTCCGCGCTGAGGTCGAGTGGCAGCACGGCACTGCCACTCTCCTCGAAGAATCTCGGTGAGAAACTGCGATAGGGCACCACAGAGGTGAGGCCGCTGCGGATCGGATTCGCTGCTTCGCCGTAAGAAAAGAATTGCGCCTGTTCTGAGGAAGCCCGCCGTTGTGTTGTGCTGATCACCATGGCGCGGCTTCTTTGAACAACAAGGGCACCCACACTACAAATCGCTGCATCCAGGGGTTGTATGCATTGCGTCATGGTTCCGACTGGAGTCAGTCATGGCTCGGACGCATCCTTGATGTGGACTGAGAACCATCCAGGTTCTGTCCTCCTTTCCATGTCGATGCCCTCATTTCCACCAAGGCTCGAGCTTGTCGTGTTGCTTGCAGGCGCTGTGGTCGGTTACAACCTCACGCTGCAAATCCTGCCAAGTCAGCGCATCAACCTGGCGCAGCTCGAGGTGCAGGACCGACTCGATCGTGGAGAACCCAGACCCTTGGATGCCACCAGGACGTCCATGCCGGTCACCCAATCCGATGCGGTTGCAACCGCCATGGCTTTGGGTTCAGGTGTCTGCACGGTCCCAGCGGGGGGCGGACCTGCCTTGAACGAACGCTTTGAACCCTGCTAATGGGAGTGCTGGCCCTGGTGTTCAAATGAATGACCTTGGGGGTTCAACCATCCAGCTCTGGTGTTGCAGGTGCCACACCACGCCAGCGTTTGATAGAGAAGTAAATGGACGGCACCACAAAGAGCGACAGCAGGGTGGATGCCAGCAAACCGCTGAACACCACAGTGCCGATGCT
This region of Synechococcus sp. NOUM97013 genomic DNA includes:
- a CDS encoding cupin → MVISTTQRRASSEQAQFFSYGEAANPIRSGLTSVVPYRSFSPRFFEESGSAVLPLDLSAELNCDGPATGPSLCANFVRVHDTELRTAAVATSQLFFVADGEGETEACGEHFSWSKGDMLVLPAGGDAIHTSRGKGALYWVHDAPLLRHLGVTPSESRFEPTFYSHLDSQGRLAEIAASPSGARANRVSVLLGNAAFPQTRTVTHTLWAMLGILPAGQEQKPHRHQSIALDFAVGCEPGCYTLIGTELDDQGGIRNPHREDWVAGAAFVTPPGYWHSHHNESGADAYVLPIQDAGLHTYLRTLDILFSN